In one Streptomyces marincola genomic region, the following are encoded:
- a CDS encoding argininosuccinate synthase — translation MTQRVVLAYSGGLDTSVCIGWIAEATGAEVVAVAVDVGQGGESLDVIRKRALACGAVEAEVVDAKDEFAQEYCLPAIKANGLYMDRYPLVSALSRPVIVKHLVAAARKHGADTVAHGCTGKGNDQVRFEAGISSLAPDLTCIAPVRDYAMTRDKAIAFAESKGLPIATSKKSPYSIDANVFGRAIETGFLEDIWNGPIEDIYEYTQNPATPREADEVVITFERGVPVAVDGRAVSVLQAVQELNERAGAQGVGRIDIVEDRLVGIKSREVYEAPGAIALITAHQELENVTVERELARYKRQVEQRWSELVYDGLWYSPLKRALDGFVEEANEHVSGDIRMTLHGGRAVVTGRRSGESLYDFSLATYDTGDTFDQSQAKGFIDIFGLSTKIAARRDLAQ, via the coding sequence GTGACCCAGCGCGTCGTGCTCGCCTACTCCGGCGGCCTGGACACATCTGTCTGCATCGGCTGGATCGCCGAGGCGACCGGCGCCGAGGTCGTCGCCGTCGCCGTCGACGTCGGCCAGGGCGGCGAGAGCCTGGATGTCATCCGCAAGCGCGCGCTCGCCTGCGGTGCCGTCGAGGCGGAGGTCGTCGACGCGAAGGACGAGTTCGCGCAGGAGTACTGCCTGCCGGCGATCAAGGCCAACGGCCTCTACATGGACCGCTACCCGCTCGTCTCCGCCCTCTCGCGGCCCGTGATCGTCAAGCACCTCGTCGCCGCGGCCCGCAAGCACGGCGCCGACACCGTGGCGCACGGCTGCACCGGCAAGGGGAACGACCAGGTCAGGTTCGAGGCCGGCATCTCCTCCCTGGCCCCCGACCTCACGTGCATCGCGCCCGTCCGGGACTACGCCATGACCCGGGACAAGGCCATCGCGTTCGCCGAGAGCAAGGGCCTGCCGATCGCCACCAGCAAGAAGTCGCCCTACTCCATCGACGCCAACGTCTTCGGCCGCGCCATCGAGACCGGCTTCCTTGAGGACATCTGGAACGGGCCGATCGAGGACATCTACGAGTACACGCAGAACCCGGCGACCCCCAGGGAAGCCGACGAGGTGGTCATCACCTTCGAGCGGGGCGTTCCCGTGGCCGTCGACGGCCGGGCCGTCAGCGTCCTCCAGGCCGTGCAGGAGCTGAACGAGCGGGCCGGCGCGCAGGGCGTGGGCCGCATCGACATCGTCGAGGACCGCCTGGTGGGCATCAAGTCCCGCGAGGTCTACGAGGCACCCGGCGCCATCGCGCTGATCACCGCGCACCAGGAGCTGGAGAACGTCACGGTCGAGCGCGAGCTGGCCCGCTACAAGCGGCAGGTCGAGCAGCGCTGGTCCGAGCTGGTCTACGACGGCCTGTGGTACTCGCCGCTGAAGCGGGCGCTCGACGGCTTCGTGGAAGAGGCGAACGAGCACGTCAGCGGTGACATCCGGATGACGCTGCACGGCGGGCGCGCCGTGGTCACCGGGCGGCGCTCCGGCGAGTCGCTGTACGACTTCAGCCTGGCGACGTACGACACCGGCGACACCTTCGACCAGTCGCAGGCCAAGGGCTTCATCGACATCTTCGGCCTGTCCACCAAGATCGCGGCGCGGCGGGACCTCGCCCAGTGA
- a CDS encoding GNAT family N-acetyltransferase — protein MLSHPLGPEARLGPLEPWQAEELAAYTDRARDHLAPWLPWTRSVTDADSARRFLRRFAESQAADGPRLYGIWLSGELVGGMMYRLFDARQGSCELGAWLSPGAEGRGLVTGAATAMIDWAVRTRGLARVEWLVSPDNVRSIAVARRLGMTHEGTLRSVFEMDGKRHDLEVWAVLGEEWRQRAAPHSIG, from the coding sequence GTGCTCAGTCATCCCCTCGGCCCCGAGGCCCGCCTCGGCCCGCTCGAACCCTGGCAGGCCGAGGAGCTCGCGGCCTACACCGACCGCGCGCGGGACCACCTGGCGCCGTGGCTGCCCTGGACCCGGTCGGTGACGGACGCCGATTCGGCGCGGCGCTTCCTGCGGCGGTTCGCCGAGAGCCAGGCGGCGGACGGGCCGCGCCTGTACGGCATCTGGCTGTCGGGCGAACTGGTCGGCGGCATGATGTACCGGTTGTTCGACGCCCGGCAGGGATCGTGCGAGCTCGGCGCCTGGCTGTCGCCCGGGGCTGAGGGCCGCGGGCTGGTGACCGGGGCGGCCACGGCCATGATCGACTGGGCCGTGCGGACGCGGGGACTGGCGCGGGTCGAGTGGCTGGTGAGTCCGGACAACGTGCGGAGCATCGCCGTGGCCCGGCGCCTCGGCATGACGCACGAGGGCACGCTGCGCAGCGTTTTCGAAATGGACGGAAAGCGGCATGACCTGGAGGTTTGGGCGGTGCTCGGCGAGGAATGGCGGCAGCGTGCGGCCCCTCACTCGATCGGGTGA
- a CDS encoding polyprenyl synthetase family protein, with protein sequence MTTVPHTADEHHTALDSLRRARELLDPALRTWVHRLPAPVARVASYHFGWTDAAGRPDSAPAGKALRPALVFGCAEAVGAAPEDAVGPAVAVELVHNFSLLHDDILDGDTTRRHRTTAWAVFGSSAALLAGDALLIHAGRVLTEQPAGLASLTGIRWLSEATTQLIEGEQTDISFEERTQVTLAECLAMTERKTAALLACSCALGALWGGGSPEAIEAMRRFGTHLGMAFQLTDDLLGIWGDPAVTGKPAGADLVSRKKSLPVVAALDSGTPAARRLAELYLPGGGASGADGGRGREAPDPELTARLAGLVEEAGGRAWAEQAAQEELRLALQCLDAARPEPAAGERLAALARLACRRDR encoded by the coding sequence ATGACCACCGTCCCCCACACAGCGGACGAGCACCACACAGCTCTCGACTCGTTGCGCCGGGCGCGCGAGTTGCTCGACCCGGCACTGCGCACCTGGGTGCACCGCCTGCCCGCTCCCGTCGCACGGGTCGCCTCGTACCACTTCGGCTGGACCGACGCCGCGGGTCGGCCCGACAGCGCGCCCGCGGGCAAGGCCCTGCGGCCCGCGCTCGTGTTCGGCTGCGCCGAGGCCGTCGGCGCAGCCCCCGAGGACGCGGTGGGGCCGGCCGTCGCCGTGGAGCTCGTGCACAACTTCTCGCTGCTGCACGACGACATCCTCGACGGCGACACCACCCGGAGGCACCGGACCACCGCCTGGGCGGTGTTCGGCTCCTCGGCCGCGCTGCTCGCGGGGGACGCGCTGCTGATCCACGCGGGACGCGTGCTCACCGAGCAGCCCGCCGGGCTCGCGAGCCTCACCGGCATCCGCTGGCTCAGCGAGGCCACCACCCAGTTGATCGAGGGCGAGCAGACCGACATCTCGTTCGAGGAACGCACGCAGGTGACGCTGGCCGAGTGCCTGGCGATGACCGAGCGCAAGACGGCGGCGCTGCTGGCCTGTTCGTGCGCCCTCGGGGCGCTGTGGGGCGGCGGGTCGCCCGAGGCCATCGAGGCGATGCGCCGCTTCGGCACCCACCTCGGCATGGCGTTCCAGCTCACCGACGACCTGCTCGGCATCTGGGGCGACCCGGCCGTCACCGGCAAACCGGCGGGTGCCGACCTGGTCAGCCGCAAGAAGTCGCTGCCCGTGGTCGCCGCCCTCGATTCCGGCACGCCCGCCGCCCGGCGGCTCGCCGAGCTGTACCTGCCGGGCGGCGGGGCCTCCGGGGCGGACGGCGGGCGGGGGCGGGAGGCGCCGGATCCCGAGCTGACGGCCCGCCTCGCGGGCCTGGTCGAGGAGGCGGGCGGCAGGGCCTGGGCGGAGCAGGCGGCGCAGGAGGAGCTGCGGTTGGCGCTCCAGTGCCTGGACGCGGCCCGTCCCGAACCCGCCGCGGGCGAACGGCTCGCCGCGCTCGCCCGGCTCGCCTGCCGCAGGGACCGCTGA
- a CDS encoding arginine repressor yields MTEESGAAPASPRARAAASAAGPAVPQTRAARHRRIVDILNRQPVRSQSQLAKLLADDGLTVTQATLSRDLDELGAVKIRNTGGELIYAVPSEGGYRTPRVPLGESAKEERMARLAGELLISAEASANLVVLRTPPGAAQFLASAIDQAEVHDILGTIAGDDTLLLISRDPAGGQSLADHLLRLAQKGKEEPEG; encoded by the coding sequence GTGACCGAGGAGTCGGGTGCCGCACCGGCGTCGCCGCGCGCCAGAGCCGCCGCGTCCGCGGCGGGCCCCGCCGTGCCGCAGACCCGCGCGGCACGGCACCGCCGCATCGTCGACATCCTCAACCGCCAGCCGGTGCGGTCGCAGAGCCAGTTGGCGAAGCTCCTCGCCGACGACGGGCTGACCGTCACCCAGGCGACACTCAGCCGGGACCTCGACGAACTCGGCGCGGTGAAGATCCGCAACACCGGCGGTGAGCTGATCTACGCCGTGCCGAGCGAGGGCGGCTACCGCACGCCCCGGGTGCCGCTCGGGGAGTCGGCCAAGGAGGAGCGGATGGCCAGGCTCGCCGGGGAACTGCTGATCTCGGCCGAGGCGTCGGCGAACCTGGTCGTGCTGCGCACCCCGCCGGGCGCCGCCCAGTTCCTGGCCTCCGCCATCGACCAGGCGGAGGTCCACGACATCCTGGGCACCATCGCGGGCGACGACACGCTGCTGCTGATCAGCCGCGACCCGGCGGGCGGCCAGTCCCTGGCCGACCACCTTCTGCGGCTGGCCCAGAAGGGGAAGGAGGAGCCGGAGGGCTGA
- a CDS encoding acetylornithine transaminase translates to MSNAPAHPAPAAGNASFAARWRGALMDNYGTPRLALTHGEGARLWDADGNAYLDFVGGIAVSSLGTGHPAVVRAVSEQIARLGHVSNLYIAEPPVALAERLLGLAGRPGRVFFSNSGAEAVEAAFKIGRLTGRPHMVATEGGFHGRTMGALALTGQPKKQQGFGPLPGEVTHVPYGDADALRAAVTERTALVIIEPVQGENGVVVPPEGYLTAAREITGATGTLLVLDEVQTGVGRTGHWFAGQAEGVEPDLVTLAKGLGGGLPIGATLAFGAAAELLAPGGHGSTFGGNPVACAAALAVLDTIESEHLLQRVKEAGERLRDGIWRLGHPLVDRVRGAGLLLGIVLTEPRAPQAQQAAQDAGLLVNAVAPDVLRLAPPLIIGDAEIDAFLTALPGVLDIVDTASGER, encoded by the coding sequence ATGAGCAACGCACCCGCCCACCCCGCGCCGGCCGCCGGCAACGCGTCGTTCGCCGCCCGCTGGCGCGGCGCGCTGATGGACAACTACGGCACCCCCCGGCTGGCCCTCACCCACGGCGAGGGCGCCCGGCTGTGGGACGCGGACGGCAACGCCTACCTGGACTTCGTCGGCGGCATCGCCGTCAGCTCGCTCGGCACCGGCCACCCGGCCGTCGTGCGGGCCGTCTCGGAGCAGATCGCGCGCCTCGGCCACGTGTCGAACCTCTACATCGCCGAGCCCCCGGTCGCCCTGGCGGAACGCCTGCTCGGGCTCGCGGGCCGGCCGGGCCGCGTGTTCTTCTCCAACTCGGGCGCCGAGGCGGTCGAGGCCGCGTTCAAGATCGGCCGGCTCACCGGTCGCCCGCACATGGTGGCCACCGAGGGGGGCTTCCACGGCCGCACCATGGGCGCGCTCGCGCTCACCGGGCAGCCGAAGAAGCAGCAGGGGTTCGGGCCGCTGCCCGGCGAGGTCACGCACGTCCCCTACGGTGACGCCGACGCCCTGCGCGCGGCGGTCACCGAACGCACGGCGCTGGTGATCATCGAGCCCGTCCAGGGCGAGAACGGCGTGGTGGTGCCGCCCGAGGGCTACCTGACCGCCGCGCGCGAGATCACCGGGGCCACCGGGACCCTGCTCGTCCTCGACGAGGTGCAGACCGGCGTCGGCCGGACCGGGCACTGGTTCGCCGGGCAGGCGGAGGGCGTGGAACCCGACCTGGTCACGCTCGCCAAGGGCCTCGGGGGCGGCCTGCCGATCGGCGCCACGCTGGCGTTCGGCGCCGCCGCAGAACTGCTGGCGCCCGGCGGGCACGGCTCCACCTTCGGCGGCAACCCGGTCGCGTGCGCCGCCGCCCTGGCCGTGCTCGACACCATCGAGTCCGAGCACCTGCTCCAGCGGGTCAAGGAGGCCGGGGAGCGGCTGCGCGACGGGATCTGGCGCCTGGGCCACCCCTTGGTCGACCGGGTCAGGGGCGCCGGGCTGCTGCTCGGTATCGTGCTCACCGAGCCCCGCGCCCCCCAGGCGCAGCAGGCGGCTCAGGACGCCGGACTTCTGGTGAACGCCGTCGCCCCCGACGTGCTGCGGCTCGCCCCGCCGCTGATCATCGGCGACGCGGAGATCGACGCGTTCCTCACGGCCCTGCCCGGCGTTCTCGACATCGTGGACACGGCGAGCGGAGAGCGATGA
- the argB gene encoding acetylglutamate kinase, producing MTHAPARKHTALPKARILIEALPWLTRHHGKTVVIKFGGNAMVDDDLKAAFAQDVAFLRHAGLRPVVVHGGGPQITAQLERLGLTSEFRAGLRVTTPETMDVVRMVLAGQVQRELVGLLNRHGPLAVGMTGEDARLMSAVRRYADVDGERVDIGRVGDVTEVDTGAVRALLDDGRVPVISSIARSADDESVYNVNADTAAAALAAALGAETLMVLTDVEGLYADWPASDEVISRLTESQLEKLLPDLASGMVPKMEGCLFAVRNGVRTARVIDGRVQHSILLEIFTDEGIGTMVVPDAAAKGEPT from the coding sequence ATGACCCACGCCCCCGCCCGCAAACACACCGCGCTGCCCAAGGCGCGCATCCTCATCGAGGCCCTGCCCTGGCTGACCCGTCACCACGGCAAGACCGTCGTCATCAAGTTCGGCGGCAACGCCATGGTCGACGACGACCTGAAGGCCGCGTTCGCCCAGGACGTCGCGTTCCTCAGGCACGCGGGACTGCGCCCCGTCGTCGTGCACGGCGGCGGACCGCAGATCACGGCGCAGCTGGAACGGCTGGGCCTGACCTCCGAGTTCCGCGCCGGTCTGAGGGTGACGACCCCCGAGACCATGGACGTGGTGCGCATGGTGCTGGCCGGCCAGGTCCAGCGCGAACTGGTCGGGCTGCTCAACCGGCACGGACCGCTGGCCGTCGGCATGACGGGCGAGGACGCCCGGCTGATGTCCGCGGTGCGCCGCTACGCCGACGTCGACGGGGAGCGGGTCGACATCGGCCGCGTCGGCGACGTCACCGAGGTGGACACAGGAGCCGTCCGCGCGCTGCTCGACGACGGCCGCGTCCCGGTCATCTCCTCCATCGCCCGCAGCGCCGACGACGAGAGCGTCTACAACGTCAACGCCGACACCGCCGCCGCCGCGCTGGCCGCCGCCCTCGGCGCGGAGACCCTGATGGTGCTGACGGACGTCGAGGGCCTGTACGCCGACTGGCCGGCGAGCGACGAGGTGATCAGCCGGCTCACCGAGAGCCAGCTGGAGAAGCTGCTGCCCGACCTGGCCAGCGGCATGGTGCCGAAGATGGAGGGCTGCCTCTTCGCGGTCCGCAACGGCGTGCGGACCGCGCGCGTCATCGACGGCCGGGTCCAGCACTCCATCCTGCTGGAGATCTTCACGGACGAGGGCATCGGAACGATGGTGGTGCCCGACGCGGCAGCCAAGGGAGAGCCGACATGA
- the argJ gene encoding bifunctional glutamate N-acetyltransferase/amino-acid acetyltransferase ArgJ, with translation MSVTAAQGFTAAGVAAGIKDSGLDLALVVNQGPRSAAAGVFTSNRVKAAPVLWSEQVLKGGSVTAVVLNSGGANACTGPLGFQDTHATAERAADVLGLNAAEVAVASTGLIGTRLPTEKLLAGVGTAAAELTAHGGERAALAIMTTDTVHKTAVVEGEGWRVGGMAKGAGMLAPGLATMLVVLTTDADVEAPALDRALRAATRTTFDRVDSDGCMSTNDTVLLLASGAAGVTPDEAEFAEAVRAVCADLALQLVKDAEGASKDIRVEVVGAATEDDALEAARSIARNNLLKCAVHGEDPNWGRVLAAVGTTSAAFEPDRLAVAINGVWVCRDGSIGEDRSLVDMRYREVTITADLGAGDASVVVWTNDLTADYVHENSAYSS, from the coding sequence GTGAGCGTGACCGCAGCACAGGGATTCACCGCGGCCGGTGTCGCCGCAGGCATCAAGGACAGCGGCCTCGACCTGGCCCTCGTCGTCAACCAGGGGCCGCGCTCCGCGGCGGCCGGCGTGTTCACCAGCAACCGTGTCAAGGCCGCCCCCGTCCTGTGGTCGGAGCAGGTGCTCAAGGGCGGCAGCGTGACGGCCGTCGTGCTCAACTCAGGCGGCGCCAACGCCTGCACGGGCCCGCTCGGCTTCCAGGACACCCACGCCACCGCGGAACGCGCCGCCGACGTGCTCGGACTGAACGCGGCCGAGGTGGCCGTGGCCTCCACCGGCCTGATCGGCACCAGGCTGCCGACCGAGAAGCTGCTCGCCGGGGTCGGCACCGCCGCCGCCGAGCTGACCGCGCACGGCGGTGAGCGCGCCGCGCTCGCCATCATGACGACCGACACCGTGCACAAGACCGCCGTCGTCGAGGGCGAGGGCTGGCGCGTCGGCGGCATGGCCAAGGGCGCGGGCATGCTCGCCCCCGGCCTGGCGACCATGCTGGTCGTGCTCACCACCGACGCCGACGTGGAGGCGCCCGCGCTCGACCGCGCGCTGCGCGCCGCCACCCGCACCACCTTCGACCGCGTCGACTCCGACGGCTGCATGTCCACCAACGACACGGTGCTGCTGCTGGCCTCGGGCGCCGCCGGCGTCACGCCGGACGAGGCCGAGTTCGCCGAGGCCGTGCGCGCCGTCTGCGCGGACCTCGCGCTCCAGCTCGTCAAGGACGCGGAAGGCGCGTCCAAGGACATCCGCGTCGAGGTCGTCGGCGCGGCCACCGAGGACGACGCCCTGGAGGCGGCCCGCTCCATCGCCCGCAACAACCTCCTGAAGTGCGCGGTCCACGGCGAGGACCCCAACTGGGGCCGGGTGCTCGCGGCCGTCGGCACCACCTCGGCCGCGTTCGAGCCCGACCGGCTCGCCGTCGCGATCAACGGGGTCTGGGTCTGCCGTGACGGCTCCATCGGCGAGGACCGCTCCCTGGTCGACATGCGCTACCGCGAGGTCACGATCACCGCCGACCTCGGCGCGGGCGACGCGTCGGTCGTCGTCTGGACCAACGACCTCACCGCCGACTACGTCCACGAGAACAGCGCCTACTCCTCATGA
- the argC gene encoding N-acetyl-gamma-glutamyl-phosphate reductase, whose product MVVRAAVAGASGYAGGELLRLLLGHPEVEIGALTGHANAGQPLGALQPQLGPLADRVLAPTSAESLAGHDVVFLALPHGQSGALAAQLGDETLVIDCGADFRLSDAADWERFYGSPHAGTWPYGLPELPGARDALKGARRVAVPGCYPTAVTLALFPAYAARLVEPEAVVVAASGTSGAGRSLKTHLLGSEVMGSMSPYGVGGTHRHTPEMIQNLSGVAGERVSVSFTPMLAPMPRGILATCSAAARPGVTAARLRETYERALAAEPFVRLLPEGQWPSTAAVAGSNAVAVQVALDEAAGRVIAISAVDNLTKGTAGGAVQSMNLALGLPEELGLSTIGVAP is encoded by the coding sequence ATGGTCGTGCGAGCTGCGGTGGCGGGAGCGAGTGGCTACGCGGGAGGGGAACTCCTGCGGCTGCTCCTGGGACACCCCGAGGTCGAGATCGGGGCGCTGACCGGTCATGCCAACGCGGGACAGCCCCTCGGGGCGCTCCAGCCGCAGCTGGGGCCGTTGGCCGACCGGGTGCTGGCGCCGACCTCGGCCGAGTCCCTGGCCGGACACGACGTCGTGTTCCTCGCCCTGCCGCACGGGCAGTCCGGGGCCCTCGCGGCGCAGCTCGGGGACGAGACGCTGGTCATCGACTGCGGCGCCGACTTCAGGCTGTCCGACGCGGCCGACTGGGAACGGTTCTACGGTTCCCCGCACGCGGGGACCTGGCCCTACGGGCTGCCCGAGCTGCCCGGCGCGCGGGACGCGCTCAAGGGCGCCCGGCGCGTCGCGGTCCCCGGCTGCTACCCGACGGCCGTGACCCTGGCCCTGTTCCCCGCCTACGCCGCCCGCCTCGTCGAGCCCGAGGCCGTCGTCGTCGCCGCGAGCGGCACCTCGGGCGCGGGGCGCTCCCTCAAGACCCACCTGCTCGGCAGCGAGGTCATGGGGTCCATGAGCCCCTACGGCGTCGGCGGCACGCACCGCCACACGCCCGAGATGATCCAGAACCTCTCCGGCGTCGCGGGGGAGCGGGTGTCCGTCTCGTTCACCCCGATGCTCGCCCCCATGCCCCGCGGCATCCTCGCCACCTGCTCGGCCGCGGCGCGCCCCGGCGTCACCGCGGCCCGGCTGCGGGAGACCTACGAACGGGCGCTGGCCGCCGAGCCGTTCGTCCGGCTGCTGCCCGAGGGGCAGTGGCCCAGCACGGCCGCCGTCGCCGGCTCCAACGCGGTCGCGGTCCAGGTCGCCCTCGACGAGGCCGCCGGGCGCGTCATCGCGATCAGCGCCGTCGACAACCTCACCAAGGGCACCGCGGGCGGCGCGGTGCAGAGCATGAACCTCGCCCTGGGCCTCCCGGAGGAACTGGGCCTCTCGACGATCGGAGTGGCGCCGTGA
- a CDS encoding TetR/AcrR family transcriptional regulator translates to MAEPARRRPMRADARRNRDRIVAAAQEVFAADGARASLEEIARRAGVGSATLHRHFPTRRSLLDVVFHDRVEALCAKAGEHADRREPGDALVAWLGDLNVYAAASHGLVSSLLRDGPDADLLKRNDDCQAMITAAAGELLDRAQRAGAARPGVRVEDLLALVSALSLAAEQRDDDEGRANRLLDIAVNGVLLPR, encoded by the coding sequence GTGGCCGAGCCCGCCCGGCGGCGCCCCATGCGCGCGGACGCCCGGCGCAACCGCGACCGCATCGTCGCCGCGGCCCAGGAGGTGTTCGCCGCGGACGGCGCCCGCGCCTCGCTGGAGGAGATCGCCCGCCGTGCCGGGGTGGGGTCCGCGACGCTGCACCGGCACTTCCCCACCCGGCGCTCCCTGCTCGACGTGGTCTTCCACGACCGCGTCGAGGCGCTCTGCGCCAAGGCCGGGGAGCACGCCGACCGGAGGGAGCCGGGTGACGCGCTCGTCGCCTGGCTCGGCGACCTCAACGTCTACGCGGCGGCCAGCCACGGACTCGTGTCCTCGCTGCTCCGCGACGGTCCTGACGCCGACCTCCTGAAGCGGAACGACGACTGCCAGGCGATGATCACGGCCGCGGCCGGAGAACTCCTGGACCGCGCGCAGCGGGCGGGCGCGGCGCGCCCCGGTGTGCGCGTCGAGGACCTGCTCGCGCTGGTCAGCGCGCTGTCGCTCGCCGCCGAGCAGCGCGATGACGACGAAGGCCGGGCGAACAGGCTGCTGGACATCGCCGTCAACGGCGTCCTCCTGCCCCGGTGA
- a CDS encoding NAD(P)-dependent alcohol dehydrogenase produces the protein MRAVQYDRFGPPEVLRVDEVPVPRPGRGEVLVEVRAASVDAGEIAFRSGRLRRVSRAGFPRRTGGDFTGRVSAVGPGVRTWRAGDAVWGLMPHFAFGSMADYVSVPQERLARAPENLSLLEAAALPVSGTTALTALTDKARLASGERLLVRGATGGVGSIAVQLGKAIGAHVTALASAGNLAWVTALGADEARDYRTTRPEDLERFDVILDVVGTDLRAYRARLTRRGRMVALAFDPDRLLTSILASGARAAVAPRRFKLFSNNPSADRIAELTRLAEAGSVRPVVDSVFPATGVAEAHRRLEAGGVRGKYLIDMERGRP, from the coding sequence ATGCGTGCCGTGCAGTACGACCGTTTCGGCCCGCCCGAGGTGCTACGCGTCGACGAGGTGCCCGTCCCGCGGCCGGGCCGTGGAGAGGTGCTCGTCGAGGTCCGCGCCGCCAGCGTGGACGCGGGGGAGATCGCCTTCCGCTCGGGCCGGCTGCGGAGGGTCAGCCGGGCGGGATTCCCTCGCCGCACGGGCGGCGACTTCACCGGCCGCGTCTCGGCGGTCGGGCCCGGTGTCCGGACCTGGCGGGCCGGGGACGCGGTGTGGGGACTCATGCCCCACTTCGCCTTCGGCTCCATGGCCGACTACGTCTCCGTTCCCCAGGAGCGGCTGGCCCGGGCACCGGAGAACCTGAGCCTCCTCGAAGCCGCCGCGCTTCCCGTCTCGGGCACCACCGCGCTGACCGCGCTGACCGACAAGGCGCGGCTCGCCTCCGGGGAACGGCTCCTGGTCCGCGGTGCGACCGGAGGCGTCGGCAGCATCGCGGTCCAGTTGGGGAAGGCCATCGGCGCCCACGTCACCGCCCTCGCCTCGGCCGGCAACCTGGCCTGGGTCACCGCGCTCGGAGCCGACGAGGCACGCGACTACCGCACCACGCGGCCCGAGGACCTGGAGCGGTTCGACGTGATCCTCGATGTCGTGGGCACCGATCTGCGCGCCTATCGGGCGCGGCTGACGCGCAGGGGGCGCATGGTGGCCCTCGCCTTCGACCCCGACCGCTTGCTCACCTCCATCCTCGCGTCCGGAGCGCGGGCAGCCGTCGCACCGCGGCGGTTCAAGCTCTTCAGCAACAACCCTTCGGCGGACCGGATAGCGGAACTGACCCGCCTCGCCGAGGCGGGGAGCGTCCGGCCGGTGGTCGACTCGGTCTTCCCCGCGACCGGTGTCGCGGAGGCGCACAGAAGACTCGAAGCCGGCGGCGTCCGGGGGAAGTACCTGATCGACATGGAACGCGGACGCCCGTAG
- a CDS encoding GNAT family N-acetyltransferase, giving the protein MFTWRRIGERDFPLLRSWLEQAHVRRWWNHETSAAAVARDFGPAARGEEPSEDLLAFLDGRPVGLVQRSRLCDYPEYLAELAAVVPVPDGAMTIDYLIGAPEDTGRGVGTAMLRSVVERTWTEHPAAPCVLVPVVAANRASWRALERAGLRRVGAGELEPDNPVDDRAHYLYRVDRPGSGG; this is encoded by the coding sequence GTGTTCACGTGGCGTCGGATCGGGGAACGGGACTTCCCGCTGCTGCGGTCATGGCTGGAGCAGGCCCACGTGCGGCGCTGGTGGAACCACGAGACCTCGGCGGCGGCGGTGGCGCGCGACTTCGGCCCCGCGGCGCGGGGGGAGGAGCCCTCCGAGGACCTCCTCGCGTTCCTCGACGGCCGCCCGGTCGGCCTGGTGCAGCGTTCACGCCTGTGCGACTACCCCGAGTACCTGGCCGAGTTGGCGGCCGTCGTCCCGGTGCCCGACGGCGCGATGACCATCGACTACCTGATCGGCGCGCCCGAGGACACCGGCCGGGGCGTCGGAACGGCGATGCTCCGCTCCGTCGTCGAGCGGACGTGGACCGAGCACCCGGCCGCCCCGTGCGTCCTCGTTCCCGTGGTGGCGGCCAATCGCGCTTCGTGGCGCGCCTTGGAGCGCGCGGGGCTGCGCCGGGTCGGCGCCGGGGAACTGGAGCCGGACAACCCGGTCGACGACCGGGCCCACTACCTCTACCGCGTGGACCGGCCGGGAAGCGGAGGCTGA
- a CDS encoding helix-turn-helix transcriptional regulator produces MTSRPTEARLRDLAALRRVRDRIDREYAQPLDVEALARGAHMSAGHLSRAFRRAYGESPYGYLMTRRIERAMALLRRGDLSVTEVCFTVGCSSLGTFSTRFTELVGMPPSAYRRRAARATAGIPSCVAKQVTRPVRNREAQVAGRA; encoded by the coding sequence GTGACCAGCAGACCGACCGAGGCGCGGCTGCGCGACCTCGCCGCACTGCGGCGCGTCCGCGACCGCATCGACCGGGAGTACGCGCAGCCGCTGGACGTGGAGGCCCTCGCCCGCGGCGCGCACATGTCGGCCGGGCACCTCAGCCGCGCGTTCCGGCGCGCCTACGGCGAGTCGCCGTACGGCTACCTGATGACGCGGCGCATCGAGCGCGCGATGGCGCTGCTGCGGCGCGGCGACCTCAGCGTCACCGAGGTCTGCTTCACCGTCGGCTGCTCCTCGCTCGGCACCTTCAGCACCCGGTTCACCGAGCTGGTCGGGATGCCGCCGAGCGCCTACCGGCGCCGGGCGGCCCGGGCGACGGCAGGCATCCCGTCGTGCGTGGCGAAGCAGGTGACCCGACCGGTCAGGAATCGAGAAGCGCAGGTGGCGGGCCGCGCCTAA